The DNA region CGCGATCTTCGGCAGGTCGATGTCGATCTTCGCGCCGATCCCGGCGCCGAGGCCGAGCGCGACCCCCGCCTTGAAGTTGACCTTGATATGCCCGGCGTCGTAAACGGCCTGGCCGTCGAGCTGCGCGCCGAGTCCATATTGGAGGGTGCCGCTCGCGCCGACGCCGACACCCGCCACGTCCGCCGCGAGCTCGCCTTCGATCTTGCCGCCCACGAAGGCGTTCGCGTGCACGCCGACGCCGTGCGCGCCCGCCTGCAGCGATCCGTTCACCTCACCGCCGACGAACGCGGTCCCCTTGGCACCTGCCGAAGCGACGCCCCATTCCTTCTTGCCTTCGAGCTCTTCCTTGAAAGCGGCCAATTCCGCGTGGCCGGACGCCTTGAAGTCCCAGCCCTGGGTGGAGATCTTGGCGTCCCACCCCGGGGTGAAGCCGTCCTGCTCCTGCTTCCACTTGGCGTAGGTGATCTCGGTGTTGCCCCAGGCCTTTTCGCCAAGACCCTCCGGCTTCGGCCTGCCGAACGGGGTGTCGCCGGCACGCGGGGCGCGCGTGCCTTCGAGACCGTCCCAGGTGAGCTTCTTCCAGCCGGAATTGCCGAACCACGAAGGATGCGAACGCGGGCGCTTGCGGCCGTCGAGTGCTTCGCCGTTCAACCAGTACAACGGGCCGCGGCCCCATTTGCCGAGTTCGTGCTCGATCCGGCCCGTGCCCTCCGGTGGGAACAGCCGCGCGAGTTCCTCGCTCAGCTCGTCGGCGATCTCCTGCGCCGCCTGCACGGCCTGTTCGCCGAGCCGGCGCGCGGCGGAGATGAAGGCGTCGACCGCGTTCGCGTTCGCCGTCCGCGCCTGGCTGGTGAGCTGCGCGGCGTACTGGTCGAACTGCGCGAGGATCGAGTCCACACAGGACTTCGCGCCCTGCAGCGCCTGCGCGCCCGCCCGTAGCCGGTTCGACTGGTCGCTCAGTTTCGCGCCGAGCTCGCCGAGTTCCTGGCACAGTTTCGTGGCGGAGGTGGAGAACGCCGTGTAGGCGTCACCTTCCCAAGACGCGTTGAGCGCCTTCGACGCCTTGCCGATCTCGTCCGCCCGGCCGGAGACCGTCGACGCCCGGTCGCCGCACCGCTGACCGGCCGCGGTCAGCGCCGAAGGATCACCGGTGACCCGCCGCTGGTACTCGACCACGAGCCGCCGGTAATTCGACAGGATCGAGCTGACGACGCCCGAAGCGTCGACCACACCGCTCCCCCACACGGTTTACCTGCCCTTCGCCGGTGAATCCGCGCCTGCGTCGATGTCGATGTGCTGCTCGAAGTGCTTCCCGCCGTAGTTCATGTCGATGTCGATATCGATGTCCTGACCACCGGGCGCCTGCACGGTGGACTTGCCGGTGCTCAGGTCGGTGGTGATGGTGACGGTGTTCCCGTTGCCCGCGCCCGGATATGTGCCTCCGGCGCCCGCGCCACCACCCGAGGGTCTGTCCACCGGGATCCAGGCGTCGGCGCCGCCGGGCCAGTTGCCCTGGGATCCGTTGCCGCCCAGCGCGGGCGGCCGGTACTGGGTGAAGGGCGGTGTCTCGCCCGGCGTCGAACCACCGCCCGCGCCGCCACCGGAACCGCCGATCGCGGCCTGTCCCGAACCGCTCGCGACCGAACCCGGCGCCTGCGGATTGGTGACCGGGGTGCCGGAGACCGCCGAGTTGCCCGCCGCGCCGTTGTCCCCGGCGTCGTTGTGGCCGAACAGTTTCTGGACCTCGCCGATGATGGTGGCGATCTGGGTGATCTGGTTGGCGAGGTCGACCACGCCGAGCGCCTTCAGCAGCGCGCCGATCGCGGTGATGAACGCGCGCAGCGAAGCACTGGTGGCGGTGGAAAGCGCGACCGCGGCGCCGTAGGTCCACGGATTCGACATCAGGCCCGCGACCGTCGGGTTCACCGCCGAGACCACCGCTTTGTAGGCGGTCTGCGCGGTCTTGATCAGCGTCCCGGCGATGCCGAGCAGTTCGGCGCCCTTCTGCACGACCTGGATGATCTTGGTCAGCGAGTTCAGGGAGTCGGTGATCTTCTTCAGCGCGGAGTCCGACGCGCCGCCGGACCAGATCTTGCCCAGCTGCTCGGCGGCCTTCGTCACCTCGTTGTACATGGTGAGGAACTCGTTGGCCTTCTTGAGCACCTCGAGCACGTGCTTCGCGATCTGCTCCGGCTGGCCGGTGAGGATCTGCGGCAGGATGGTGATCGGCCCGCCCGAGGACGCCGTGGCGTCCATCGCGCTGGAATTGGGGTAAGTCAGCATGGTCGCTCCTCAGGCCGGAAGTCAGACGGAAGCCGGGCGGTAGACGCTGACCTTCGCCAGGCCGTTGATGTCCGCTTCGACGATTCCGTGGTTGTAGAGCAGCCCGCCTTCTCCGGCGATGGCGATGATCGGCTTGCTGTCGGAGAACAGGAGCGGTTCGACCACGACGACGTCGCCGCTGTGCACACCGCCCGGCACGTCGCCGAAGTTGCGCGCCGTACCGGCGTAGACCTCGATGACCCCGACCCGCGCCTGGTTGTCGGCGTCACCGGCCAGCCAGTCGTTGAAATCCGAGACGCCGTGGAACCGGGTGTCGGTGATCGGGTGGTCGCCGAGCTGCCCCAGGCGAGCGTCCTGCAAGTAGCGAAGCACGTTGCCGACCGAGGATGGCTCGCCGTCACCGCCGGCGCTGTCGTTGATGGCCAGCGTCGCCAGCTCGGAGGCGTGCGAGTTCCCCCAGATCGACGAAGACGGCGATCCGGCACCGCCGCCGGGGCGGCCGCCGTATCCGCCCGCGACCGCCTCGTCGGCGGCCTGGTAGGCGTCGGCGCTGCTCTTGATGAAGCCGTTGATCTGCTGCAGCAGCTGAAGCAGGGTGCGGACCGCGACCACCTGCTGGCTCTGCATCGCCGTGTTCGCCGCCGCCACCGCGCTGCCGAAGGTGGCGAACGACATCGGCTGCAGGACGGTGCGTTCGAGGTCGGCCACGACGTTGATGCCCTGCATGATGATGCCGCCCAGGTTCCCGACCGCCGAGCGCATGGCCTCGGGCTCCGCCCGGTACTCGCCCGTGCCGACCATGGCTCTCCTTCTCTCGTTCCCCCACGTCTGCGTGACCAGCAGCGTAAGTTCGCCACCAGACGTGAGCGGACGGCAAAAGTACCCACCGCAAGGGCGGCACGAGTGGCCAGAATGATCGGCAGGATTACCCACAAGCGGCCAGAAAGACCCTGATGAGCGCCACTCGCGACCGCCTGCCGGCCCTGGGCGAGCAGCCCGGTGAGATCGTCCTGCAGTCCCCGCCGATGCTGCCGAAGGGCTCCTCCGGCGGAGCCATGCAGCTACTGATGTTCATGCCGATGATGCTGGGCATGGGCGCCATGTCGTTCGTCTACATCGGACGCGACGGCGGGGTGATGACCTACATCTTCGGCGCGTTGTTCCTCACCGCGATGGTGGGCATGGTGGTGATGTCGCTCGGCCGCGGCGGCGCGCAGAAGAAGGCGCAGATCAACGAGGAACGCCGGGACTACCAGCGGTATCTGACCGGTTTGCGCGGCCAGGTCCGCGAGATCGCGGACAACCAGCGCGCGGCGATGGCGGCGTTGCAGCCCGACCCGGCGGATCTGTGGGCGTACGTCGAGACGGGGAAGCTGTGGGACCGCCGCCGGTCGGATTCGCAGTTCGCGCAGGTGCGCGTCGGGACGGGGCCGCAGCGGCTGGCGACCCCGTTGAAGGCGCCGCAGACCGTACCGCTGGAAGACCTCGACCCGGTGTGCTCGACGAACCTCAAGCACTTCATCCGGACCTACTCGACGGTGGACGGGCTCCCGGTCGCGATCTCGCTGCGGTCGTTCGCGCAGGTCAGCCTGTCCGGCCGCCGCCCGGACACCCTCGGGACGGCGCGAGCGCTGCTGACCCAGCTCGCGACCTTCCACTCGCCCGGCGACCTGCGGATCGCGTTGTGCGTGAAGAACGACAGGCTGCACGACTGGGAATGGGCGAAGTGGCTGCCGCACGTCGCCTCGACCGCCGCCGACGCCGCCGGCCCGCGACGGCTCGTCGACGCCGACTCGGGGAAGCTCGCCGACCTCCTCGGCCCCGACCTCGGCGACCGGCCCGCGTTCACCCGGCGGCCGGACGCCCGCCTCGATCTGCCGCACGTCGTCGTGATCGTGGACGGCGGGCACGTCCACGGCGACACGCGGCTCGTCGCCGAAGAGGGCAGGCTCGGCGTCACCGTGGTGGAGATCGGCACCGAGCAGCCGCGTTCGGTCTCGTCGGAACGGCTGCTGAGCCTGCACATGAGCCCCGACCAGCTCGGGATGGTCGTCGGCGACGGGACGGAGCAGCGGCTCGGTTTCCTCGGCAAGCCGGACACCCTGGACCGCGGCGCCGCCGAGGCGCTTTCCCGGATGCTGACGCCGCTGTTCCAGGGGGCGGCCGTGGTCAGCGAGGCGCCGATGTCGGCGACGTTCGGGCTGGCGGGGCTGCTCGGCATCGGCGATCCGCGCGACACCGACACTGCGGTCACCTGGGCTCCGCGTTCGGCGCGGGACCGGCTGCGGATCCCGCTGGGCATCAACCCCGAAGGCAGGCCCGTCGACCTCGACCTCAAGGAATCCGCGGAAGGCGGGATGGGCCCGCACGGTCTCGTCATCGGCGCGACCGGGTCCGGCAAGAGCGAGCTGCTGCGGACGCTGGTCACCGCGCTCGCCGTCACGCATTCTTCGGAGAAGCTCAACCTCGCGCTGATCGACTTCAAGGGCGGCGCGACGTTCGCGGGGATGACCGGGCTGCCGCACACCTGCGCCGTCATCACCAACCTGTCCGACGATCTCGCGCTGGTCGACCGCATGGCGGACGCGCTGAACGGCGAACTGTTGCGGCGTCAGGAGCTCCTGCACGCGGCCGGGAACTACGCCTCGGTGCGGGACTACGAAAAGGCCAGGGAATCGGGTGCCAACCTGCGGCCGTTGCCGTCGCTGCTGGTGATCATCGACGAATTCAGCGAGCTGCTGTCGTCGCGGCCGGAGTTCATCGACCTGTTCGTCGCGATCGGGCGGCTGGGCCGGAGCCTCGGCATCCACCTGCTGCTGGCCTCGCAGCGGCTGGAGGAAGGGCGCCTGCGCGGCCTGGACTCGCATCTTTCGTACCGGATCGGCCTTCGGACGTTCTCCGCGTCGGAGAGCCGCGCGGTGCTCGGCGTCGCGGACGCGTACCAGCTGCCGCCCGTGCCGGGTTCGGCGTATCTGAAGTCCGACAACGACACCCTCATCCGGCTCAAGGCCGCCTACGTCTCGGGGGAACTGCCGCCGCGCAGCAAGATCGTGCGCAAGGACGGCCAGAGTCTCGGCCTGATGCCGTTCACGCTGGCGCCGGTCGAGATCCCGGTGACCGTCGAAGCCGAGGAGCCGGTCGAAAAGGGCACCGGCGAGACGATCATCGGCGCGATGATCTCGCGGATCGAAGGCAAAGGCCCGGAGGCGCACCAGATCTGGCTTCCGCCGCTGGCCGAGCCGCCCACCCTGGACCAGCTGCTGCCGCCACTCGGCGAAGACCCCGCACGCGGTTTGTGCCCGTTGGGCTGGGGCGGCAACGGCAAGCTGATGATCCCGGTCGCGTTGGTGGACAAGCCTTTCGAGCAGCGGCGCGACATGCTGTGGGCCGATTTCTCCGGCGCCGCCGGGCACGCACTGATCGTCGGGGCGCCGCAGAGCGGCAAGAGCACGCTGATGCGCGACATCGCCGCGATGCTCGCGCTCACCCACACGCCGGAAGAGGTCCAGCTGTTCGTGCTGGACATGGGCGGTGGCGCGCTGGCGCCGATCGCCGGGCTGCCCCACGTGTCCGGCTACGCGACCCGGCGCGACGCCCAGCGGTGCCGCCGGGTGGTCGCGGAACTGACGACCCTGCTCGAACAACGCGAGGAGTTCTTCTCCGCCAACGGGATCGAGTCGATCACGACGTTCCGCCAGCGGCGTTCGGAATACCAGGAGAGCACGGAAGGGCGCGAATTCGGCGACGTCTTCCTGTTCGTGGACAACTGGACCACGATCCGCCAGGAATACGAGCAGCTGGAGGAACAGATCACCAGCCTGGCCTCGCGCGGGCTCGGCTTCGGCATCCACGTCGTCGTCTCGATCAACCAGTGGATGGGCATGCGCGCGCCGTTACGGGACGCGATCGGCACCAAGTTCGAACTGCGGCTCGGTGAACCGGCGGACTCGCTGATCGACCGCAAGATCGCGCAGAACGTCCCGGCGGACCGGCCGGGACGCGGGCTGACCGCGGACAAACTGCACTTCCTCGCGGCGCTCCCGCGGATCGACTCGGACCAGCGGCCGGACACCGTCGGCGCCGGCGGTCTCGACCTGAATCGCCGGATTTCGGCGGCCTGGAAGGGTAAGCCGGCACCTTCCGTGCGGTTGCTACCGGCCGAGGTCCCGCTGGACTCGCTGGAAGCCGGGCCGCGCAAGCAGATCACGCTCGGCATCGCGGAATCGAACCTGCGGCCGGTGCATCTCGACTTCGCCACCGAACCGCATTTCCTGGCCTTCGGCGACGTGGAATCCGGGAAGAGTTCGCTCCTTCGCGCGATCGCGCACGGCATCGTGTCGAAGTACTCCCCCGAAGAAGCCGCGATCGTCGTCGCCGATTATCGGCGAGGGATGCTGGGCGCGGTGCCGGATTCTCATCTGCTCGGTTACGCGGGTTCCGAAACCGTGTTGAGCGGGCTGATCGACCAATGCCAGCAGGCGATGCGGAACCGGCTGCCCGGCGCGGACGTCACGCCGGAACAGCTGCGGAACCGGTCTTGGTGGCGGGGACCGGAGCTGTTCGTGCTCGTCGACGACTACGAGATGGTCGCGACCGTGGGCCGGAACCCGTTGCAGCCGCTGCTGGAATTCCTGCCCCAGGCACGGGACATCGGGCTCCACCTCGTCATCGCGCGTGGCAGCGGCGGCGCCGGACGGTCCCTGTTCGAGCCTGTGCTGCAACGGATCCGGGAGCTGGGTTCGCCCGGTCTCGTGATGTCGGGCTCGCGGGACGAAGGAGCTCTGCTCGGGGATGTGAAGCCGGGACCGCAGCCTGCCGGGCGAGGGGTGCTGGTGTCGCGGCGGCATGGGACGGGGCTGGTGCAGGTGGCGTGGACGAAGCCGGTGGAGGACTGAGCGCCTGTTCGCGGTGCGCCGGCGTGGGCCGGGGCGGGGTCGAGCATCGTCTGGAGCTGCCTGCCGCGTTCGCCTTCGTTGGGCAGGGCGATGATCAGGCGCGACATCGAGTTTCGCGCGAGTCGGCGCAGGCAAGTGCGGCCGCGCCGGCTTGAGCGGAATGCTCGGCCCGAACATTCCGTGCTGGCCGAAAGCCTCTGCTCCCTTCTTTGTGGTTTCTTTCGCGCTCGTCGCCGATTCAGTGGTGGTCGAACGCGTGTTCGAGTATGATCTTGGTCATGACCCAGTCTCTTGCTTTCAATCCGAAAGCCGCTCAGTTTCTCGATGCCGCGTATGACGAGGAGGTGGTGCTTCGTCGCGCGCAGGGCCGGCAGGTGCATGCGATAGCCGGGTTCGCCGCGGTGGGTGGTTCGCGAAGATCGGTGACCGAGGAGGTCGCTCTGGCCTTCTCGGTCTCCCGTAACCAGGCGTATCTGCTGGTCGAAACCTCGTGTGCCTTGGTGGCCCGGTTGCCGAACACGTTGGCCGCGCTGGAGAAGGGTGACATCGACCTGTACAAGGCGTCGAAGGTCAGCCAGCTGACGCGTGAGGTGTCCGACGAGGTCGCCGCGCTGGTGGACGCGTTCATGACCAAGCGGCTCGCCGACCGCGATCCGACGGCGATCCGGAAATCGGTGGATCACGCGGTGCAGAAGTTCGATCCCGACGGTTATCGGGAACGCGCCGAGCAGAAACGGGCGCTGCGGCATGTGTCGCTGGACCACGAAGACGAGACCATGTCCAAACTGACGGGCTATCTTCCCGCCGAAGTGGCGAGTTCGGTCTACGCGTCCCTGTCCCGTGCGGCCAAGGCCCGCCGCCGATCCGACAAGTCCCGCACCTTGGATCAGCATCGGGCGGACATTTTCGCCGAACGGCTCCTCGCCGAAGACGGCCACGGCACGCCACGCGCGCATATCCACGTCTATGTCGACTTGCTGACCCTGGCCGGTGCGCGTGAAGATCCCGCGACGCTCGCTGGTTACGGCCCGATCCCGGGCTGGCTCACCCGGGAGATCGCCGTCGATCCCGGCTCGACCTGGTCACGGCTGATCACCGACCCCACGACCGGGCAACTCCTGGAAGCCGGGCCCGGCACCTACCGGCCCCCGGCCTCACTCGCCCGCCTCATCAAAGCCCGCGACCGCGAATGCACCCACCCCGGCTGCCACCGCCCCGCCGAATTCTCCGAAATCGACCACACCACCACCTGGGCCCGCCACGGCCACACCGACCACCACAACTGCCACGCCGCCTGCACAATCCACAACATGCTCAAAGAAGAACCCGGCTGGCACGCAGAACCCACCGGCAACGGTGGCATGACCATCACCACCCCCACCGGCCGCACCTACACAGCGGCCCCCGAACCACTCCACGACCCACGACCCCACCCGGAGGACGACGACACCCCACCCTTCTAACCGGCGCAGACACCCCGCAGCCCGCCGCGTGGTGACACCGGCGCGCCCAAGGCCCGGCCCCGCTGTGGACGGGTTCTGGTGGCCCCAGAAACGAATCAGGCGGCGACACCGGCGCCCAAGGACTGTCCACTTTGGAACCACGCGGAGAATAGACACGCCCTGACGGCCACCCCGGAACGCGCCGGGTGGCGACATCGGCGCGCGTCCTCCGCCGCACCAGCCCTCCGGCGATCGGCCTGCCGAGCCGTGCCACCCGCGCACGCCACCGCCAGGGCCCGAACTCCGCTTTCCGGCCATGCCGAGACCATTGACGCGAAGGTCCCAATCCACTACGGGACCGAGCCGGTGCTCGGGTGCCCGCTCAACGACAGGACTGTTTGCTGCGGGGTTGGTGCTCCAGGGTTCCCGGAGCCGAGGCAAGTGACCGGTTACGAAACCCGGGCGACCACACGCCAGCCCAGCCTCACCGAAGCGCTCCGCTACCCCTCAGGACAAGTACTGATGCACCGCACAGCGATGGTGGTGCTCATCTCGTTGCCAGGCCCCGAAATCATCCCGGTCAGCAGCTTGTCCAGATCCTCCCGCACCCCGCACCCCGAGAACGGCGGGATCTCGAAGCTGCTCGTGAGCACGGTCGGCGGCGCCGTGTCCTGCAGCCCCGTCAGTCCCTTGACCTTGATCGTCAGCGGGCCCGCCGTTTTGCAGTTGGGTCCCAGATCGAGCACCTTGCCGTCGACCTTGGTGTCACTCAGCCGAAGCCCGAGATTGAGCGTCAGGTCGATGATCACCGACAGGTACTTCTTGCCGTCCGGGAAAAGCCTGGGGGCCACCACGCCCGCGTCGCCGGGGTTCTTCACCAAGACCCCGTGCTGGTCCCCCTCGGAGACCAGGCTGACAGTGCTCGTCACCGGCATGAAACGAAAAGCCACGAAATACGCGTTCACGGTGGGCGGCAGGGTGATCGAACCCGTCAGGGTTTCTTTCACCGAGTCGACTGTGCCGTCGAAACGTCCTTCACCGGTGGCCAGTTGAGAGCCCAGTTTCGCGATCCGCGACACGGTATTCCGCACGAAATACGACGCCTTCAAACCCGCGGCCATGGCAGGCGCGTCCGCACGCGGTGCGTTGATCTCACCTTGGGCGGCGGAAGCCGAGCTCAGCGAAAAGGCTCCCAGCGAGAGCACCACGCCGGCGGCGAGCAGCCGGAAGGCGCGTCGATTCGCCAGAGACATAGGGCTCAAATCCTTCACAGCCAACGGAATCGAGGTAGCGGACCGAACCGTACCCGGCGCCGTTCACGCAAGGCAATCCATGCCCGCGTGCTTGTCACCCGCCTCAGAAATCCCACCGGCTCGATTGTGACGCGCGTGATAACGAATCGAAGGAGTTGACGTCTCTCGCCGGACGACGGCAGGCTGGGAAAGCGAATCAGAAACGAGGGGGAATTATGAAATCTTCGAGTTATGCGGTCACAGCCGCGATCGCCGTCGTCGTTCTCGGCGGCTCGACCGGCACAGCGGCGGCCCAGACGCAGGCCTGGACGATGTCCGTGTCGCCATCGACCGATCTCGCCGCCGAGCAGACCGTGACCGTCTCCGCCAGTGGCCTCGAAGCCAACCGCCAGATCCTGCTGCTCGAATGCCCCACCGCGGACGGCAGTTGTTACATCATCGGATATCCGACAGCGGATGCCAACGGAACCCTTTCGACCACCGCCACGGTTTATCGGCATATGTCCTTCGACGACCGCACCTATGATTGCAAGACGTTGAGCGGGGGCTGTTCGGTCGTCGGCAGCGATTTCTCCACGGGTGGCGAACTGGTCAAGGTGCAGCTCACTTTCCGGTAGCGGCGGCGATCTCCCGGGCGCAGGCCAGCGCCTCGTTCACCCCCGTGTCCACCTCGACGTCGTAGACCACGCCCTGGTGCACGAGCTCGGCCTGCGCCGCCGCCATTCCCGCGACCCGGTCCCCACGCGCCGTCTCCCGCCCGGCGGCCACGACACCGTCACACCGGACGCCGACCCACAGCACCTCGAGCCCGTCCAACGCGTCGCGCCACCGCTGCTGCGATGCCGCTCCACCCAGGAAGACGTCGTCGATGATCACCCTGGCCCCCGCCCGCGCCATCGCGGCGACACCGGCCATCCACGCGTCCTCGAGCCGCCGGAACCCGGATCCGACACTCACCCCGCCGTCCCCGGCGAAGTCGATCCCCTCGTCGACCGCGGCGGGCATGGCGCCGATCAAGGTGTCCACGCCGAGGGTGAGCCAGGGATCCGGCAGCACCGCTTGCAGACACCGGGCGATCCCCGATTTGCCGGAACTGGAGCCGCCGTTCAACACGATCACCTTGGTCGTCACAAGGGCAGCTTAAGGCCGGAATCGGAAAATTACTTTTCCAGCAAAACGGATACAACGGACTTCCCCAGGATTCCGACTTCGGTAGGTTACAAAAAACCTCACCGCCACCTAACTTGGTGAAACCGTTTCGGCTCGAAACGGTTTCCCCGACGCAGGCCGAAGGGCGTATTCATGCGTATGTCCCAGATCGTCGCGACGGTGGCCGGCGCCGCCGCCGCGCTGACCCTCGCCGCCACCCCCGCCGCGAACGCGGGCCAGGACATCATCGGCGGCGGCACCGTGAGTTCCGCGCCGTGGGGCGCCCAGATCTACTGGGACGACGCCACCGCGTTCGGCGGCTTCAACTGCTCCGGCACGATCATCGCGCCGCAGTGGGTCCTCACCGCGAAGCACTGCCTCAACAAGCCCGGCATGCACGTCAAGGTCGGCGACGTCGACCTGAACCAGGGCACCGAAGCCGACGTCGACCAGCAGAAGGCCGCCCCGAGCGGCGACATCGCCCTGCTGCACCTCACGACCGCGGTCAGCACGACGTACATGAAGCTCGGCACCGCGAATCCGGCCAACGGCTCCACCAACCAGATCTACGGCTGGGGCCGCACGCAAGGCAACAACCCGCCTTCGAGCGTCCTGAAGACGGCTGATGTCCGCATCACCGGCACCAGCAGTGACGCGTACGGCGGCCAGGCCATCGCCAGCGTCGGCATCGACGGTTCCGCCTGGCACGGCGACTCGGGCGGCCCGCAGCTCGCGAACGGCGTCCAGGTCGGCGTCTGCTCGACCGGCAGCAACTCCGGCACGAACCCGCAGGGCACCCAGAACTACGCCAGTGTCGCGGCGAGCCGCGACTGGATCCGCACCACCGCGGGAGTCTGACCCGAAAAGGGACCGTTCACCCCGAACGGTCCCTTTTCGCCGAGGCTCACGTCAATTGATGCATCGGCCGCGAAGTCCGAAGCGAAAGCGCCGAACCCGCGGCCACGACGGCGATGACTCCCGCACCCGCGACCAGCGTCCAGAAATCCGGGTGCACGATGGACTGTCCTCGCTGAGCCTGCCAAGTGAGCAGCACGAGCAGTCCCGCGAAGCCCACCGAAGCGGTCCGCACCAGGTTCCGCCGGACGAATTCCGATTCGAGCACCGGATACCGTCTGGCGAGTTTGAGCAGCCCGAAAGCCACCAGCGGCAGCACCTGGATCGCGTGGATCCCGAAGAAATGCGGGATCCGCATGTCCCCGCCCACCGTGCTCCACCCCAGCACCGGCAGCCCCGGTCCGCCGTCGGGCACGCCGACCGCGTGG from Amycolatopsis sp. EV170708-02-1 includes:
- the eccCa gene encoding type VII secretion protein EccCa, whose protein sequence is MSATRDRLPALGEQPGEIVLQSPPMLPKGSSGGAMQLLMFMPMMLGMGAMSFVYIGRDGGVMTYIFGALFLTAMVGMVVMSLGRGGAQKKAQINEERRDYQRYLTGLRGQVREIADNQRAAMAALQPDPADLWAYVETGKLWDRRRSDSQFAQVRVGTGPQRLATPLKAPQTVPLEDLDPVCSTNLKHFIRTYSTVDGLPVAISLRSFAQVSLSGRRPDTLGTARALLTQLATFHSPGDLRIALCVKNDRLHDWEWAKWLPHVASTAADAAGPRRLVDADSGKLADLLGPDLGDRPAFTRRPDARLDLPHVVVIVDGGHVHGDTRLVAEEGRLGVTVVEIGTEQPRSVSSERLLSLHMSPDQLGMVVGDGTEQRLGFLGKPDTLDRGAAEALSRMLTPLFQGAAVVSEAPMSATFGLAGLLGIGDPRDTDTAVTWAPRSARDRLRIPLGINPEGRPVDLDLKESAEGGMGPHGLVIGATGSGKSELLRTLVTALAVTHSSEKLNLALIDFKGGATFAGMTGLPHTCAVITNLSDDLALVDRMADALNGELLRRQELLHAAGNYASVRDYEKARESGANLRPLPSLLVIIDEFSELLSSRPEFIDLFVAIGRLGRSLGIHLLLASQRLEEGRLRGLDSHLSYRIGLRTFSASESRAVLGVADAYQLPPVPGSAYLKSDNDTLIRLKAAYVSGELPPRSKIVRKDGQSLGLMPFTLAPVEIPVTVEAEEPVEKGTGETIIGAMISRIEGKGPEAHQIWLPPLAEPPTLDQLLPPLGEDPARGLCPLGWGGNGKLMIPVALVDKPFEQRRDMLWADFSGAAGHALIVGAPQSGKSTLMRDIAAMLALTHTPEEVQLFVLDMGGGALAPIAGLPHVSGYATRRDAQRCRRVVAELTTLLEQREEFFSANGIESITTFRQRRSEYQESTEGREFGDVFLFVDNWTTIRQEYEQLEEQITSLASRGLGFGIHVVVSINQWMGMRAPLRDAIGTKFELRLGEPADSLIDRKIAQNVPADRPGRGLTADKLHFLAALPRIDSDQRPDTVGAGGLDLNRRISAAWKGKPAPSVRLLPAEVPLDSLEAGPRKQITLGIAESNLRPVHLDFATEPHFLAFGDVESGKSSLLRAIAHGIVSKYSPEEAAIVVADYRRGMLGAVPDSHLLGYAGSETVLSGLIDQCQQAMRNRLPGADVTPEQLRNRSWWRGPELFVLVDDYEMVATVGRNPLQPLLEFLPQARDIGLHLVIARGSGGAGRSLFEPVLQRIRELGSPGLVMSGSRDEGALLGDVKPGPQPAGRGVLVSRRHGTGLVQVAWTKPVED
- a CDS encoding HNH endonuclease signature motif containing protein — encoded protein: MTQSLAFNPKAAQFLDAAYDEEVVLRRAQGRQVHAIAGFAAVGGSRRSVTEEVALAFSVSRNQAYLLVETSCALVARLPNTLAALEKGDIDLYKASKVSQLTREVSDEVAALVDAFMTKRLADRDPTAIRKSVDHAVQKFDPDGYRERAEQKRALRHVSLDHEDETMSKLTGYLPAEVASSVYASLSRAAKARRRSDKSRTLDQHRADIFAERLLAEDGHGTPRAHIHVYVDLLTLAGAREDPATLAGYGPIPGWLTREIAVDPGSTWSRLITDPTTGQLLEAGPGTYRPPASLARLIKARDRECTHPGCHRPAEFSEIDHTTTWARHGHTDHHNCHAACTIHNMLKEEPGWHAEPTGNGGMTITTPTGRTYTAAPEPLHDPRPHPEDDDTPPF
- a CDS encoding neocarzinostatin apoprotein domain-containing protein — its product is MTSLAGRRQAGKANQKRGGIMKSSSYAVTAAIAVVVLGGSTGTAAAQTQAWTMSVSPSTDLAAEQTVTVSASGLEANRQILLLECPTADGSCYIIGYPTADANGTLSTTATVYRHMSFDDRTYDCKTLSGGCSVVGSDFSTGGELVKVQLTFR
- a CDS encoding WXG100 family type VII secretion target; protein product: MVGTGEYRAEPEAMRSAVGNLGGIIMQGINVVADLERTVLQPMSFATFGSAVAAANTAMQSQQVVAVRTLLQLLQQINGFIKSSADAYQAADEAVAGGYGGRPGGGAGSPSSSIWGNSHASELATLAINDSAGGDGEPSSVGNVLRYLQDARLGQLGDHPITDTRFHGVSDFNDWLAGDADNQARVGVIEVYAGTARNFGDVPGGVHSGDVVVVEPLLFSDSKPIIAIAGEGGLLYNHGIVEADINGLAKVSVYRPASV
- a CDS encoding WXG100 family type VII secretion target, with protein sequence MVDASGVVSSILSNYRRLVVEYQRRVTGDPSALTAAGQRCGDRASTVSGRADEIGKASKALNASWEGDAYTAFSTSATKLCQELGELGAKLSDQSNRLRAGAQALQGAKSCVDSILAQFDQYAAQLTSQARTANANAVDAFISAARRLGEQAVQAAQEIADELSEELARLFPPEGTGRIEHELGKWGRGPLYWLNGEALDGRKRPRSHPSWFGNSGWKKLTWDGLEGTRAPRAGDTPFGRPKPEGLGEKAWGNTEITYAKWKQEQDGFTPGWDAKISTQGWDFKASGHAELAAFKEELEGKKEWGVASAGAKGTAFVGGEVNGSLQAGAHGVGVHANAFVGGKIEGELAADVAGVGVGASGTLQYGLGAQLDGQAVYDAGHIKVNFKAGVALGLGAGIGAKIDIDLPKIADTVGEYGGAAVDAVSGAAGQAADAVGEAWDDAITYVGTW
- the cpt gene encoding chloramphenicol phosphotransferase CPT, with the protein product MTTKVIVLNGGSSSGKSGIARCLQAVLPDPWLTLGVDTLIGAMPAAVDEGIDFAGDGGVSVGSGFRRLEDAWMAGVAAMARAGARVIIDDVFLGGAASQQRWRDALDGLEVLWVGVRCDGVVAAGRETARGDRVAGMAAAQAELVHQGVVYDVEVDTGVNEALACAREIAAATGK
- a CDS encoding trypsin-like serine protease; its protein translation is MSQIVATVAGAAAALTLAATPAANAGQDIIGGGTVSSAPWGAQIYWDDATAFGGFNCSGTIIAPQWVLTAKHCLNKPGMHVKVGDVDLNQGTEADVDQQKAAPSGDIALLHLTTAVSTTYMKLGTANPANGSTNQIYGWGRTQGNNPPSSVLKTADVRITGTSSDAYGGQAIASVGIDGSAWHGDSGGPQLANGVQVGVCSTGSNSGTNPQGTQNYASVAASRDWIRTTAGV